The Chryseobacterium indicum genome includes a window with the following:
- a CDS encoding pyridoxal phosphate-dependent aminotransferase: MKVSKLAANLIGSEIVKIGNEVNDLKAKGAEIANLTIGDLNSNIYPIPAKLKEEIQKAYQNNLTNYPPANGLLSLRKEVSKDLKTRWNLDYSPNDILITAGSRPLIYAVYKTIVDEGDKVVYPIPSWNNNHYAYLTSANAVEVKTTPENNFLPTADDLRPHLEGAVLLALCSPLNPTGTMFTKDQLAEICELVLAENKKRGEDEKPLYLMYDQIYSNLTFGAEHVDPVSLFPEMKEFTVYIDGISKCLAATGVRVGWGFGPVHIMDKMKALLTHVGAWAPKPEQEATAKYYENPEDVNEFVEDFKGKLEASLKVLHGGIQDLKGKGLSVDSIEPMGALYLTIKLDYIGKIKPDGAVIENSSDLVFYLINEAGVALVPFSAFGEEKSEPWFRASVGGLAIDEIEVMMPKLENALNALK, encoded by the coding sequence GTGAAAGTTTCAAAATTAGCGGCGAACCTGATTGGTTCTGAAATTGTAAAAATTGGTAATGAAGTAAATGATTTAAAGGCAAAAGGAGCGGAGATTGCCAATCTTACGATTGGTGATTTAAATTCTAATATTTATCCGATTCCTGCAAAATTGAAGGAAGAAATTCAGAAAGCTTATCAGAATAATCTGACAAATTATCCGCCTGCAAACGGACTTTTATCTTTAAGAAAAGAAGTTTCCAAAGATTTAAAAACCAGATGGAATTTAGACTATTCACCCAATGATATTTTAATTACGGCAGGTTCAAGACCTTTGATCTATGCAGTGTACAAAACAATCGTGGATGAAGGAGATAAAGTAGTGTATCCGATTCCGTCCTGGAACAATAATCATTACGCTTACCTTACTTCAGCCAACGCAGTGGAAGTAAAAACAACTCCTGAAAACAATTTCCTTCCGACTGCGGATGATCTTAGACCTCACTTAGAAGGAGCCGTTTTATTGGCACTTTGTTCACCGTTGAATCCTACCGGAACCATGTTTACAAAAGATCAGCTTGCTGAAATCTGCGAACTGGTTTTAGCGGAAAACAAAAAAAGAGGTGAAGACGAAAAGCCTTTATACTTAATGTACGACCAGATTTATTCTAACCTTACTTTTGGGGCTGAACACGTAGATCCGGTTTCTCTTTTCCCTGAAATGAAAGAATTTACGGTCTATATCGATGGTATTTCAAAATGTCTTGCCGCAACAGGAGTTCGTGTAGGATGGGGATTTGGTCCGGTTCATATCATGGACAAAATGAAAGCTCTTTTAACGCACGTTGGAGCTTGGGCGCCAAAACCAGAACAGGAAGCAACAGCAAAATATTACGAAAATCCTGAAGACGTAAATGAATTTGTTGAAGATTTTAAAGGTAAACTGGAAGCCAGCCTGAAAGTTCTTCACGGCGGAATTCAGGATTTGAAAGGAAAAGGACTTTCTGTAGACAGCATCGAGCCTATGGGAGCACTTTATCTTACGATTAAATTAGATTATATCGGAAAAATAAAACCGGACGGAGCGGTGATTGAAAACTCTTCTGATCTCGTATTCTATTTAATCAATGAAGCAGGTGTTGCATTGGTTCCGTTCTCTGCTTTCGGGGAAGAAAAATCAGAGCCTTGGTTCAGAGCTTCTGTAGGAGGTTTGGCAATCGACGAAATTGAAGTGATGATGCCAAAACTGGAAAATGCTTTGAACGCTTTAAAATAG
- a CDS encoding phospho-sugar mutase, whose amino-acid sequence MTTLEKAKLWLGETFDEETRKAVQELIDSNSPDLEDSFYRELEFGTGGMRGIMGVGTNRLNKYTLGQATQGLANYMLKQFQGEEIKVAIAYDVRNNSKEFGKLVADVLTANGIKVLLFKDHRPTPELSFTVRNKKCHGGIVLTASHNPPEYNGYKVYWNDGAQIVPPHDEAIINEVYSTKFEDIKFNGNDDLIEWIGEEQDDVYIDACIENSTYQNVGKENLNIVFTSIHGTTYTTVPKALEKAGFKKIDLVKEQMIPSGNFPTVDSPNPEEPAALEMAMDLAKITNADIVIGTDPDGDRLGIAVRNLDGEIELLNGNQTNTILTYYILNEWRKQERITGKEFIGSTIVTSDIFFDIAQKFGVDCKVGLTGFKWIGKMIRDFEGKEKFVCGGEESFGFMTGDFVRDKDSCGSIVLACEIAAWCKANGRTMYQYMIEIYQELGMYYEGLVNLVRKGRDGAEEIQNMMKNFRENPPKELAGSLVEEVKDFKEQTNFIVSKGEKQVMNDIPKSNVLIYYTQDGTKVCVRPSGTEPKIKFYISVKDSITSEADFRDKLKSLEAKIEEVRKDLKLD is encoded by the coding sequence ATGACAACATTAGAAAAAGCAAAACTTTGGTTGGGCGAAACATTTGATGAGGAAACAAGAAAGGCTGTTCAGGAATTAATCGACAGCAATTCGCCTGATCTGGAAGACTCTTTTTACAGAGAACTGGAGTTCGGAACAGGAGGAATGAGAGGAATTATGGGTGTCGGAACCAACCGTTTAAATAAATATACTTTAGGTCAGGCAACACAGGGACTTGCCAATTATATGCTGAAGCAGTTTCAGGGAGAAGAAATTAAAGTGGCAATTGCTTATGACGTAAGAAATAACTCGAAAGAATTCGGAAAACTGGTGGCTGATGTTTTAACGGCAAACGGAATTAAAGTATTGCTTTTCAAAGATCACAGACCGACTCCTGAATTGTCATTTACCGTGAGAAATAAAAAATGTCACGGAGGAATTGTTTTAACGGCTTCTCACAATCCGCCGGAATACAACGGTTACAAAGTATACTGGAATGACGGAGCGCAGATTGTTCCGCCACACGATGAAGCGATCATCAATGAAGTTTATTCTACAAAATTTGAAGATATTAAATTCAACGGAAATGATGATTTAATCGAATGGATCGGGGAAGAGCAGGATGATGTGTATATTGATGCATGTATCGAAAATTCTACCTATCAGAATGTTGGAAAAGAAAATTTAAACATCGTTTTCACATCCATTCACGGAACAACTTATACAACCGTTCCGAAAGCTTTGGAAAAAGCAGGTTTCAAAAAAATTGATCTTGTGAAAGAACAAATGATCCCAAGCGGAAATTTCCCGACGGTAGATTCCCCGAATCCGGAAGAGCCGGCCGCTTTGGAAATGGCAATGGATCTGGCGAAAATTACCAATGCTGACATCGTGATCGGAACAGATCCGGATGGTGACAGACTGGGAATTGCAGTAAGAAATCTTGACGGAGAAATTGAATTGTTAAATGGAAATCAGACCAATACGATCCTTACGTATTATATATTAAACGAATGGAGAAAGCAGGAAAGAATCACAGGAAAAGAATTCATCGGTTCTACGATCGTAACTTCAGATATTTTCTTTGATATTGCACAGAAATTCGGTGTTGACTGCAAAGTCGGATTAACCGGATTCAAATGGATCGGAAAAATGATCCGTGATTTTGAAGGAAAAGAAAAATTCGTTTGCGGGGGTGAAGAAAGTTTCGGTTTCATGACGGGTGACTTCGTTCGTGATAAAGATTCTTGCGGAAGTATTGTTTTAGCCTGCGAAATTGCAGCGTGGTGCAAAGCCAACGGTAGAACGATGTACCAATACATGATCGAAATTTATCAGGAGTTGGGAATGTATTATGAAGGACTGGTAAACTTGGTAAGAAAAGGAAGAGACGGAGCGGAAGAAATTCAGAATATGATGAAGAATTTCCGTGAAAATCCTCCAAAAGAATTGGCTGGTTCATTGGTTGAAGAAGTGAAAGACTTTAAAGAACAGACTAATTTTATCGTTTCAAAAGGAGAGAAGCAAGTAATGAACGATATTCCGAAATCGAATGTATTGATTTATTATACTCAGGACGGAACCAAAGTCTGCGTAAGACCTTCCGGAACAGAACCAAAGATCAAATTCTATATTTCTGTAAAAGATTCCATTACTTCTGAAGCAGATTTCAGAGATAAATTGAAGTCTTTAGAGGCTAAAATAGAAGAAGTAAGAAAGGATTTGAAATTAGATTAA
- a CDS encoding DUF4199 domain-containing protein — protein MTKSPSTLGILLFGATMIVFFVVYYFFSGVNYFDISLKANAFVLPILYAGAAFWSVKSYWSSHRTVSFKEAFKRAFVPMFIGGILSIFSIYAFLNFVDTDAKKLLNYQYVTRQKAEMDKEYHSARKVLKHQKDIDELDKKYKERLPSFSPEAVKGKDMLTASHFSGYFAAILIFYVVLSVFFGAFFRTKTIYQEEQNQE, from the coding sequence ATGACGAAGAGCCCTTCCACATTAGGAATTTTACTGTTTGGCGCTACGATGATTGTTTTTTTCGTGGTGTATTACTTCTTTTCAGGAGTTAATTATTTTGATATTTCATTGAAAGCCAATGCTTTCGTTTTACCGATTCTGTATGCCGGAGCTGCGTTCTGGTCGGTGAAATCGTACTGGAGCAGCCACAGAACGGTGAGCTTCAAAGAAGCATTTAAAAGAGCTTTCGTTCCCATGTTTATCGGGGGAATTTTATCCATTTTCAGTATTTATGCTTTCTTAAATTTTGTAGATACAGACGCGAAAAAACTGCTGAATTATCAGTATGTGACAAGACAGAAAGCGGAAATGGATAAAGAATATCATTCTGCAAGAAAAGTTTTAAAACACCAGAAAGACATTGATGAACTGGATAAAAAGTACAAAGAAAGGCTTCCAAGCTTCTCTCCGGAGGCGGTGAAAGGAAAAGATATGCTTACTGCAAGTCATTTTTCAGGATATTTTGCGGCAATTCTTATATTTTACGTAGTTTTGTCAGTGTTTTTCGGAGCGTTTTTTAGAACAAAAACAATCTATCAGGAAGAACAAAACCAAGAATAA
- a CDS encoding GIN domain-containing protein, protein MKKIFLIIIMASAVSCGKVSPKGNIERKDVDVSEFVNLDLEGKFRVFYARGNKNFIEIETYPNVADNLDVDVKDKTLTIKEKRGTKGVDFYNVTIYSKYNLEKVTASDSVEMNISSEIKTDNFKLNLKNYATFMGSVNTRRVEVEMMNRSRANFLGQTKDAVIKVSDTASLIAPYWKIENLNIDSKNGNYAEVNVKDSLKGHIQNTAKFVYYNDPIRAFKIDKSTRVENKKLD, encoded by the coding sequence ATGAAAAAAATATTTTTAATCATCATAATGGCTTCTGCGGTTTCCTGCGGAAAAGTTTCCCCGAAAGGGAATATTGAAAGGAAGGACGTAGATGTTTCAGAATTTGTAAACCTCGATCTGGAAGGAAAATTCCGTGTGTTTTATGCAAGAGGAAATAAAAATTTTATAGAAATTGAAACCTATCCGAATGTTGCCGATAATCTTGATGTGGATGTAAAAGATAAAACCTTAACCATCAAAGAAAAACGAGGAACAAAAGGCGTAGATTTTTATAATGTAACGATCTATTCAAAATACAATCTGGAAAAAGTAACCGCTTCAGATTCTGTAGAAATGAATATTTCGAGCGAAATTAAAACCGATAATTTTAAGCTGAATTTAAAAAATTATGCTACATTTATGGGTTCGGTAAATACAAGAAGGGTAGAAGTTGAAATGATGAACCGAAGCAGAGCCAATTTTCTGGGGCAAACCAAAGATGCTGTCATTAAAGTATCTGATACAGCAAGTTTAATCGCTCCTTACTGGAAAATTGAAAACCTGAATATCGACTCTAAAAATGGAAACTACGCCGAAGTGAATGTAAAAGATTCATTAAAAGGACATATTCAGAATACGGCTAAATTTGTGTATTATAATGATCCGATTAGGGCTTTTAAAATTGATAAAAGTACAAGAGTGGAGAATAAGAAATTGGATTGA
- a CDS encoding glycosyltransferase family 2 protein, producing the protein MNLSIVIPLLNEEASLEELFSRIDRVCKSNSLSYEIWFVDDGSTDLSWSIIENLKVQHPQIHGIKFSKNYGKSQALHAAFERTNGEVIITMDADLQDFPEEIPELYNMVVQDNYDIVSGWKKKRFDNVMTKNVPSKLFNAAARKVSGVYLHDFNCGLKAYKKQVVKSIDVYGDMHRYIPVLAANAGFRRITEKEVQHQARPYGTSKFGTERFIRGFLDLVTLWFVSRFGGRPMHFFGAVGTLMFIVGFLSALWLGISKLIDVARGIYGHLITNNPWFFIALTMMIMGTLLFVAGFLGEMIIRTNREHKNYNIDEVI; encoded by the coding sequence ATGAATTTATCTATAGTTATTCCGTTACTGAATGAGGAAGCCTCTCTGGAAGAGCTTTTTTCAAGGATTGATCGTGTTTGTAAATCAAACAGTTTATCTTATGAAATCTGGTTTGTGGACGATGGAAGTACGGATCTTTCGTGGAGCATTATCGAGAATCTGAAGGTACAGCATCCTCAGATCCACGGAATTAAATTTTCTAAAAATTACGGAAAATCTCAGGCACTTCATGCTGCGTTTGAAAGAACAAACGGCGAAGTCATCATCACCATGGATGCTGATTTACAGGATTTTCCGGAAGAAATCCCTGAACTTTACAATATGGTTGTTCAGGATAATTACGACATCGTTTCCGGCTGGAAAAAGAAGCGTTTTGATAACGTAATGACGAAAAACGTACCGTCGAAACTATTCAATGCCGCAGCTAGAAAAGTCTCCGGTGTTTATCTTCACGATTTCAACTGCGGACTGAAAGCTTATAAAAAACAGGTCGTAAAATCCATTGATGTTTACGGAGATATGCACCGTTACATTCCTGTTTTGGCGGCAAATGCAGGATTCAGAAGAATTACGGAAAAAGAAGTTCAACATCAGGCGAGACCTTACGGAACTTCAAAATTCGGAACCGAAAGATTTATCAGAGGATTTCTGGATCTGGTAACACTTTGGTTTGTAAGTCGTTTCGGAGGAAGACCGATGCATTTCTTCGGAGCAGTGGGAACTTTAATGTTCATTGTAGGTTTTCTTTCAGCACTTTGGCTGGGAATTTCAAAGCTGATTGATGTGGCAAGAGGAATTTATGGTCATTTAATAACCAATAATCCGTGGTTTTTTATCGCTTTAACCATGATGATTATGGGAACCTTGCTTTTCGTTGCAGGATTTTTAGGTGAAATGATTATCAGAACCAACAGAGAACACAAAAATTATAATATTGACGAAGTAATTTAA
- a CDS encoding DUF3667 domain-containing protein, which translates to MNKKRCLNCGHSVSDEYCAHCGQKSDTARITPVLFIKNDVLGSIWHVEARFLNTLKEILIRPGITATNYISGKRIRYYNFISLLLILFGFNVIAFHLFINTAKIDLQAENSKTIDFFSKYSKATLLFLIPVLACNAWIVFRKIKFNLAEHFVIATVSLIGILVFFLTDDLISIMGTYKPLSGISDGIDWVLETAFVFFPAFAYINAFRKNYSWAGLAWRLLVFYILVLSEILAVMLFIEKFL; encoded by the coding sequence ATGAATAAAAAACGTTGTTTAAACTGTGGTCATTCGGTTTCCGATGAGTATTGTGCTCATTGCGGACAGAAATCTGACACGGCAAGAATAACCCCGGTTTTATTCATTAAAAATGATGTTTTAGGCTCTATATGGCATGTAGAAGCAAGGTTTTTAAATACGTTGAAAGAAATTTTAATAAGACCCGGAATAACCGCAACCAACTACATTAGTGGAAAAAGAATAAGGTATTACAATTTTATTTCACTGCTGCTTATTCTTTTTGGGTTTAACGTTATTGCCTTTCATCTGTTTATTAATACGGCTAAAATAGATCTACAGGCAGAAAATTCCAAAACCATAGATTTTTTTTCAAAATATTCCAAAGCAACCTTATTGTTTTTAATACCTGTTCTTGCCTGTAATGCATGGATTGTATTCAGAAAAATAAAGTTTAATCTTGCAGAGCATTTTGTAATTGCTACGGTGAGTTTAATAGGGATTCTTGTTTTTTTTCTTACCGATGATCTCATCAGTATCATGGGAACTTACAAGCCTCTTTCAGGAATTTCTGATGGTATTGACTGGGTTTTGGAAACTGCATTTGTTTTCTTTCCTGCATTTGCTTACATTAATGCATTCAGGAAAAATTATTCATGGGCAGGGCTTGCCTGGAGACTTCTTGTATTTTATATATTAGTTCTTTCAGAGATCCTTGCCGTGATGTTGTTTATTGAAAAATTCCTATAA